DNA sequence from the Candidatus Fluviicola riflensis genome:
ATAAAAAATTAGTTGCCCACCTTTTGGTGGGCAGTTATGATTTTATTCAGTCAAAATTTGGCTTCAAAGCACAATAAAAATTTAGTTGCCCACCATTTAGTGGGCAGTTATGATTTTATTCAAATGAGACTTTTACGAAATACAATAAAAAGTTAGTTGCACCACTTGGGGTGGGGCAAATAGATTTTTATTATTCAAAATCTGGATTTTGGCAGATAAAAAAAGTTAGATGCCCCGGCACAAGTGGTGCAAGTAGAAAAAAATTATGCAAACACTCAAGATTTACTCAACAGTTTCAAGTATTTCTTGCGCTCCAAAGCTAACCAGTTATAAATCTCAGTTGCTAATCGTTCGAAAGATTCCTTGTCATTGAATGCAATTTCGGTAACATGGTAGGAACGGTCAGAATACTCGTCGGTTAAATGGTCCAAACGCCTGTCGTTGATGTTGAGTTCCATTAAAGAAAAAACGGAACGGGAAATATCGAGTATTCCATTATCGTGAGCGAACCCCAATAGGTTCAAACCTAAAACGGTATGTTGGTGTCTTAAATCGTCTTTTATCAACTGAATGATTACCTTTTTTGAAGTTTTTTTCTGCATGGCTCAATAATTTTGTCTAAAAATATTCATTTTATGCTTTTAAAGCAAATTAATATGATTATTTGTATTCAAATGAACTGTTTTAGGCTAAAAATCAAGATTTTCCATTTTTTAAATTATGCTTATTTTGCTTCAAATTCTATCTCTAGAGCTAAATAAATGAACAAGAAGGCGCAGAATCGTATCAAGGCAGTTTTAGCTGAGCAAGGCAAAACAAATAATTGGTTAGCAGAAGCTTTGGGCAAAAATCGGACAACAGTTTCAAAGTGGTGTACAAACCAAATGCAACCCACAATTGAAACATTGTTTGAAGTTGCAGAAGCGTTAGACGTGGATGTGCGTGAATTGTTGATTTCTACGAAATAGTTTCTAATGATTAATGCCTTATGTTCCAACACAATATCAAAAAATGCAATGACCCTAAAATTGACAAAAAATAAAAAAAATATTACTCACAAAGATTTTGAAGTTGTTGATTTATTCTGTGGAATCGGTGGCTTGTCCCATGGTTTTGTGAAAGAAGATTTTAAAGTGAAAGCTGGGGTTGATTTTGATAGTTCATGCAAATTTGCATTTGAAGAAAATAATTCCTCAAAGTTCCTACACAGAGATGTAAAAGAGTTTAGTGGTTCAGAACTTGAATCCTTATACGGAAAAAGCAAAAGAAAAATATTGGTTGGTTGCGCACCTTGTCAGCCGTTTTCTATTTACAATCATAAAAGTTCAAACAGCGAAAACCGACCTGAAGATAAATGGAAACTTCTGTATTCATTTTCAGATTTAATTGATGAAACCGAACCTGACGTTATTTCTATGGAAAATGTACCACTATTGGCGACATTTGATAACGGAAAGGTATTTAAGGATTTCATACATAGGCTAGAACAAAAAGAATATTTAGTCAGCTGGAGTATAGTTAATGCTCAAGATTATGGGGTTCCTCAAAGAAGAAAACGATTAATTTTATTTGGTTCTAAATTAGGTGCAAAAATTAATTTGATAGCTCCCACTATTGAGAATGGTCAATATAAAACGGTTGCTGATGCAATAAGTCATCTACCATTCATCAATGACGGTGAATCGCATCCGAACGATAGGTTGCATTTTGCAAAAAAACTAAATGATCTAAACAAAAAAAGAATTCAATCCACTCCTGAAGGTGGTTCATGGAAAGACTGGGATGAAAGTCTTTGGTTAGAGTGTCACAAGAAAGATTCCGGTAAGGATTTTGGAAGTGTTTATGGGAGAATGAAGTGGAATGATGTAGCTCCTACTATGACGACGTATTGTACAGGAATCAGTAACGGTCGCTTTGGACATCCTGAACAAGATAGGGCAATTAGTCTTAGGGAAGCGGCATTAATTCAAAGTTTTCCTGAAGATTATAAATTTTTAGAACCTAACGTTGAATATTCAGCTCCCACGCTTGCAAGGCAGATAGGGAACGCAGTTCCCGTCGGATTAGGCGTGGCTGTCGCAAGAAGCATAAAAAATCACATACAAGACATTGGGAAAATCAAAAAATAATGCTAGCAAGGATCAAACGCTACGCTGGCGTTTTGATGTTAATACTTTTCGATTGCTCGGTCGGGAACTTATTACCGATCGTATTACTGCTGTATATGAACTAGTGAAGAATTGTTATGACGCTAACGCAACTAAAGTTGATATAATTTTTGAAAATGTCAAAGAAGGAGCGGGAAAAGATTCACGTATAATTATTTCCGATAACGGTATAGGAATGTCATTTAGTGATATTCGAGATAAATGGATGGTTGTTGGAACTGCAAGTAAGAGGAGAGAGTTATATACCCCTAAACCATTTAATCGTAGATATGTTGGTGAAAAGGGAATTGGGCGTTTTGCTGTTGATAAATTAGGTCAAAAGGTCGAAATAGCTACAAAACAGAAAAATACAACACAGTCGCTAATCGTAGACATTAATTGGGATACATATGACCAATTTTCAAAGAGTACTCAATTAACCTTATTTACGGATATTGAGAACTCTTATCATTACATTGATTCTGATAAAGAAAAGCAAGGTACAACACTAACTATATCTGCTTTAGAAGAGACATGGACTGATTTAGATATAAAAAGGCTTGAAAGAGAATTAGAAAAGATAGTCTCACCATTTTTTCCTTTAGATCCGCCTTTCGAAATCACTATCCAGTGTGATGAATATCCCGAATTTGCAAATAAACCTATTAAGGCAGAAAGAATAAAGTATTCGAGCCATGAATTTGTTTTAGACTTTGATGAAAAAGAGGGTAAACAGGAAACCCTAACGTTTAATAAAGCGACAGGAAAGATTGAAGTTCAGAAAATTGATTTTAAATCTTTTGGACCGATTAAATTCCATATCTACTATTTTAATGAACAAGCGAAAAAACGTTATAATCAGGCGTATAAGAACGATGATTATCGAGTTGACGGAGTTAAAATATATCGGGATGGATTAATTACTACACCATTCGCTGAGTTTGAAGGGCAAAGAGACAAAAAAAGAGACATTTTAGGTATAGAAAAACGTAGGTGGTCGAGTGCGTTTGATAAAATAGGTGTTCGTGAAGTAATTGGTATTCTTGAAATCACCAAACAAAATAACCCTAAAATTATTGATGCCACCAATCGCCAAGATTTTGTGGATAATAAGCAATACAGAGATTTAAAGGATTTCATTTTTGATCAATTAAATTCAATTGGAGACTTAAAAAAATCAGGAAGAGATTTGGTAAAAGACGAATCCGATATAGCATTAAAGAATGCCAATGACGGAATTAAAGAGTTTACTACAGTTATTGCTGATCTTGAAAAAAAGAATCCTACATTAAAACCCACTCTTGAACTATTAAAAAAACAAGCCAAGGAGATTGATAAATCTCTAAAAAAAGGTATACAGCAACAACAAAAAGAACGACAAGAACATATTCGAAAAGAAAACATCTATCTTAGTTTAATGTCATTACAAGATTATGCGGTTCATATATCGCATGCTGTAAGAACATCATTAGGTAAGGTTAAAAGGATGGCAGAATTCTTTAAAGATAAGTTTCCGGAAGCACGTTATAACGATCTTTTCAAGGAGTATGCAATCTCTATTTTCGATGAGATGAATAACCTTAACAGAGTTATTGACTTTATGCTAAGCTATGCGGGCTCTAATATTGATATGCAAGATTTTAATGTGAAAGATCTTTTGCACAATTTATTGGAAAAAGCCTATAAACCAATGTTTACTTCAGAAGGTATCAATCTGACGATTGAAGTAAAAGATAGTTTCATAGTACATACTAATAAAAAATTCTTCGAGGATATTTTGGAGAACCTAATTTCCAATTCAGTTAAGGCATTAAGACACGAGAAAAATAAAATCATAAAGTGTGTTGGATATATTGACGGCGACAATTTTGTTCTTTACTTTTCTGACAATGGAGAAGGAATTTTACCTGGGGACGAAGAAAAAATTTTCCAAATATTTTATACTACAACTGCAGACCTCGGTGGAGGCGGTGTTGGATTGTACATCGTTAAAACAAGAGTTGAATCATTGCAAGGAACTATTTCAGTTGTTAAAAGCGAATTTTCTCCAAAAGGTGCTACTTTTAAAATGCTATTCCCACTTAAAAAGAATGATTAATGGAAGCTGTTAAAATTCTGATCATAAATGATGATATGCATATTAATGATCCTTTGATTATTTCTTTGAAAGAGGAATATGGCGAAGAAAATGTGCTGTTAGAAAAAAAATCAAGTGAGGCTTTAAAATATATTTTAAACAACCTGACAAGCAAAATGATTGTTTTGTTGGACTTTGATCTAGGGGTCGGTGAGCCACACGCACCTGAAGTTATTGAAAAGATTAGAGAAAATACATCCTTGATTTACGTTATAGTAATCACAGCTAAGCTTTTCGAAAATATTCCTAATGAATCTTTGATTAAATTCATCAATAATGATGCCTTAGCAATGATAGCAGCAACTATGGATACAAAGCATATTTTAGAATATGTTCGTAAAGCTGCACATCAACTAGATGTAAGAATAGATTGCGTTTTGGAGCAATGGATTGCAAAAAGATCGCAGGATGAGTTAGAGAAACCATATCTCACAACCAAATCTGGGATTACTTATACCCTTGAAGATTTAATGGTTGAAATTCGTAAGGAAACCCCAATAGGGCAACAACTCGAAAAGAGTATTCTTCAGCTTGCAATTGAATTATTGACTAACGGAAGTAAGCAATTAAATGATTAATGTGCTAATTGCTTACGACGACACAGATGATAAGCTCGGAGGATATTTCTGCCGATGTAAAGATCATTTAACTGTAACTCTCCAAGGTGAAATTGAAGACGGTAGGCTTTTAACAAGTCATGAGATTGCGGGCGTTAATTGTCGTTTGGGGTACATAGAAATTACACATGAATCTTTAAAAGAAAAGCCATTTATCATGGTGGTTTATTCTCATGGAGTTGAAGATGCTGTCGTTTCTCATGGGACAGCTTTTATTAAGGCTGGTAATGATAATTCCTTTTATCAAGATTCATTCTTTTACACTAACAGTTGTCTCTCCGGCAAGAAATTGGGAAGAGATTTGATTACTCAAAATTGCAAGGCATTTATTGGATATGAACAATCGGTCTTCGCTTTCAAAGAAGAAAACGAAAACATTTCAATCAATTGTGATAATCTAGGATTGACAGCATTCTTAACAACAGATATTACCGCTTTTGATGCCTATACTCAAATGAAAAATTATTTGACCGATAAATCAAAAGACTTGTTGAAATTTGGAGATATATTAACTTCAGGAATGTTGATTAGTACTCGTGAAGCATTGTTTTTTGATGGAGACAAAACTTTAAAAAAGGAGCATCTGTCTGCTGATATTAAAAAATAAAACAACAGATCGTAATTCTTCGTTTAGATCTAAAAATAGAACGAGAATTCTTTTTTGTATTTAAGTATCACATTTTTTCATCCTTTCACAATCCCTTCATTTATAAAATTTAACGCCAAATCAATTTGATTTTTCACTACATTTATCCCCAATGAATCAATTGAAAAAGACATTTGTACTCTTTCTTATTCTGGTGATTACCTTACCAGGGGAGACGGCACATGCCTTTTCTTTTGTTCCCGAATTTATTTCCCATTACAATCACCACAACGAAACCCATCACCGCTTGAGTTTTATCGATTTTATTGGTGAACATGTTGGTGTCAGACATCACGAAGACTCCAAACACCATAAGCAAGATGAATGTCCGACGAATCACAATCATGCGATGGTTTCGTTAACATTTGTGGTAGAAAAGAAAGCAACCTTCGAAGCCGTTACTGAAGACATTGCCTTTTTTGCTGAAAGAACACCTGTACCACCTTATCAAACCTTTTTCTCAGAATTTCATTCCGCTATCTGGCAACCGCCAAAGTTGAGCTAATCGATTAGTAATAATTGTTGCAGGGCATTCTATGCTTTGTGTTGTCGTGCAATTTGTTTGCCGACCATTGTTTTACGATTAGAAAAATCAAAATGTTAGATAAAATCATTCAATTTAGTATTAAGAATAAGTTGATGATCGGTATTATGATCGTCGCACTTATCGGATGGGGAACCTATTCCCTCAATCAATTACCAATAGATGCCGTTCCTGACATCACCAATAATCAGGTTCAAATTATTACTGTTTCCCCAAGCAACGGAGCGGAAGACATAGAACGTTTTGTGACTTTTCCTGTGGAGCAAACCATGGCTACGATTCCCAATATTGAGGAAGTTCGCTCATTCAGCCGTTTTGGTCTGTCTGTGGTGACTGTGGTTTTCAAAGAAGACGTTGATGTTTATTGGGCGCGACAGCAAGTGAGTGAGCGCTTAAACGATGCCTCGAAAACTATTCCACAAGGAATGGGAACGCCCGAAATGGCTCCAGTAACTACAGGACTTGGTGAAATTTACCAATATGTAATCCATACAAAAAAAGGATACGAGGATAAATACGATGCTACGGAACTCCGCACCATTCAGGATTGGATTGTGAGACGTCAGTTATTAGGTGTAGAAGGAGTTGCCGATGTAAGTAGTTTTGGAGGCTTTCTAAAACAATACGAAATAGCATTAGACCCTGACAAGCTGAAAAGTATGAACGTTGGTGTCAACGATGTGTTTACAGCTTTGCAGAAAAACAATCAAAATACCGGTGGTGCGTATATCGATAAGAAACCGAATGCTTATTTTATTCGAAGCGAAGGGTTAATTCAATCCATTAACGACATTGAAGAAATTGTTGTTACAACACACGACGATGGTATTCCTGTACTAATACGAAATGTTGCCGAGGTGAAATTTGGAGCTGCAACCCGTTACGGTGCAATGACCCGAAACAATGACGGAGAAGTTGTTGGAGCGATCGTAATGATGTTGAAAGGTGCGAATTCTTCCAAGGTGATTGCTGATGTGAAAGAACGAATGGCTCAAATTGAAAAAACACTTCCCGAAGGAATTGTAGTAGAACCATTCCTTGACCGAACGAAGTTGGTAAACAATGCCATTGGTACAGTTGCTAAAAATCTTGCGGAAGGAGCATTGATTGTCATTTTTGTACTGGTATTGCTTTTAGGAAATTTTAGAGCAGGATTAATTGTTGCTTCGGTCATTCCTTTAGCAATGCTTTTTGCTATTTCACTCATGAACCTATTTGGGGTAAGTGGAAATTTAATGAGCCTTGGTGCAATTGACTTTGGATTGATTGTAGACGGGGCAGTCATAATTGTTGAAGCAACCTTACATCATTTACAGCATCGGAATAAACGAACAAAGTTATCTCAATTGGAGATGGATCAGGAAGTCTATACGTCTGCTTCTAAAATCAGAAACAGTGCGGCTTTCGGTGAAATCATCATATTGATTGTTTACTTGCCAATTCTCGCATTGGTGGGTGTAGAAGGAAAAATGTTCAAACCAATGGCTCAAACAGTAGTGTTTGCCATCCTTGGTGCTTTTCTTCTTTCATTGACTTATGTTCCGATGATGAGCGCTTTGTTTTTGAGCAAAAAGATTTCTTTAAAACGGACTATTTCAGATAGAATCATTGAAGGATGCCAACGAGCATATGCGCCAATGCTTCGCTTTGCCCTAAAGACAAAAGTGGTGGTAGTGGGTATCGCCGTTGGTCTGTTTTTCTTTTGTTTGTTCCTGTTCAGTTCTATGGGATCAGAATTTATTCCAACCCTGGAAGAGGGCGATTTTGCTGTTGAAACAAGGGTTTTAACAGGAAGTAGTTTGTCTCAAACAATCGAAGCAGCTACCAGAGCAGGTAAAGTCTTGAAAGAGAATTTTCCAGAAGTAAAAGAAGTGGTAGGAAAAATAGGTTCGGGAGAAATACCAACAGATCCTATGCCAGTTGAAGCTTGTGATTTGATGGTGATTCTGAAAGACAAATCGGAATGGACAAGTGCTTCAACACGGGAAGAACTGGCTGAAAAAATGCAAGCCGAATTGGAAAAACATATTCCAGGCGTAACCTTTGGGTTTCAACAACCCATTCAAATGCGTTTCAACGAACTAATGACTGGTGCTAGACAAGATGTAGTCATTAAAATCTACGGAGAAGACTTAGACAAACTCAGCAAATACGCTAAACAGATCGGAGCAATCTCTCAACAAATTGAGGGAGCGCAAGATGTGTACGTTGAGCAGGTTTCTGGTTTGCCTCAAATTGTGATTGAGTTTAAGCGGGATAAGATTGCGCAGTTTGGTTTGAACATCGAAGATATCAATACGGCTATTCGCGCAGGATTTGCTGGCGAAGTCGCAGGTTTGGTATTTGAGGGAGAAAAACGATTCGACATGGTAGTGCGCCTTGATAAAGTGAACCGTCAAAATTTAGATGACGTTCGTAATCTGTTTATTGAATCGCCAACTGGAGCACAAATCCCCTTGGAACAATTGGCAACAATTGATTTCAAAGAAGGACCGAATCAGATTCAACGAGATGATGCCAAACGAAGAATCATTGTTGGTTTCAACGTGCGCGGAAGAGATGTAGAAAGCATTGTGGAAGAAATACAGAAAAAAGTCGACACAGAGGTGAAATTTGAAGCAGGTTATTATCCTACTTACGGTGGAACATTCGAAAATCTGCAAGCTGCAACGGCACGTTTATCCATCGCCGTTCCTGTAGCGTTGTTATTGATCTTCTTCTTGTTGTACCTTACCTTTAAATCTGCTAAACAAGCGCTTTTAATCTTTACTGCGATTCCACTTTCTGCAATCGGTGGCGTATTTGCGCTTTGGATGCGTGGAATGCCCTTTAGTATTTCGGCGGGTGTTGGTTTCATCGCCTTATTTGGAGTGGCTGTTTTAAATGGAATTGTACTCATTGCAGAATTCAATCGATTGAAAAAAGAAGGTATGAAAGATACAGTGGAAATCATCAAAACGGGCACAGCCGTTCGTTTACGTCCAGTTATCATGACTGCATTAGTAGCATCGTTAGGGTTTCTTCCTATGGCGCTTTCTAACGGAAGCGGAGCAGAAGTTCAAAAACCATTGGCAACTGTTGTAATTGGTGGTTTACTGACTGCAACATTATTGACCTTATTAGTACTTCCAATTTTGTACTACTGGTTCGAGAAAATGAAACCAAAGGTAAAATCAGTACCAACAGTTACTACTGTTATTACCCTATTGTTGCTTTCTGGTTTTGGTTATTCGCAAGGAAAAACGGTGACTTTGGATCAGGCAATTGAAGCAGGACTCACGAACAACAAAGGTGTTATTGCGGGAAATCAGCAGGTCGAATTTCAAACGCAGTACAAACAAACGCTATTTGAAATTCCGAAAACAGATGTCAATTTGATGGTTGGTCAATACAATAGTATCAACCGTTCCGACAATAATTTGAGTATTTCGCAAACCATTCCGTTTCCGACCGTTTTTTCTGCCAATTCCGAATTAGGGAATGTGCTTATTGAGCAAAGTAAACTGAAAACCGAGTTGACCAAGAATGAATTGGTTCATCAAATCAAACAATGTTATTTCTATTTGCAGTACCTCCATGAAGAGCAGAAAATTCTAATAGCACAAGACAGTGTTTTTAAGGGGTTTGTAGAATCTTCATCCTTACGAGAGAAAACAGGAGAAGGTACATTACTTGAAAAAACAACGGCTCAAACTCAGGCAAATGAAATTGGAAATAGATTGGCGCAGAATAAGGCGAACCAATCGAGATACCTATTGCTTTTGCAAAATCTAATTGGTAGTCGAGAACCTATTTCAATTGCTGAAACCGAGTTAAAAGAGCAACAGCTTCTTTTAGCCAGCGATTCAAACGCAGTTGCCGAGAATCCCGAACTGGCATACATTCAACAACAAATTGAAGTTACCCAAAGTCAGCGAAAAGTAGAAATAGCGAAAGGTTTACCTGATATTACGCTAGGGTATTTCAATCAAACACTAATTGGAACCCAAAACGTAAATAATCAGGATGTATATTTTGACGGTTCAAAACGCTTTCAGGGTTTTCAGGTTGGCTTAGCCGTTCCGTTGTTCTTTAATGGATATAGCGCAAAAGTAAAATCGGCTAATCTGTCAACGAAAGTTGCAGAAAGCAACCTCGAAGCCTATCAAGCAGATTTACAAGGAAAATACCAACAGGCGTTACAGGAATATTTAAACAATAGAAATAGCTTGGAATACTATAAGCAGTCGGCATTAGGAAATGCTGAATCTATTCTGCTAAGTGGTCAGAAAGGGTATGCGGGTGGAGAAATTAGTTATTCTGAATACCTGTTTAGCCTAAAAACGGCTAACGAAATAAAGGAGAGATACCTTGCGATTTTGCTTCAAACCAATCTGAGTGCTGCCAAACTTCAGTACTTGACAGGAAAAAAATAAGAGCCAGCCGGGGCTGGCGATAAAGATCAGCCGTGGCTGATTAGCGCAGTCAAACAAAACCAAGCATTGCTCGACAATTTTATCTGAAATATCAGGTTAACGATAAATTAAAAAATTAAATATGAAATCATTCATTCAATCAACAATAGTCATTACAACCTTGTTTCTTGCAAGTTGTAGTTCGAACGAAAAGCCAGTAGAGAAAGAAGAGCACCACGAAAATGAAAATAGCGTGGAACTTACTGCTGAACAATACAAAACCATTGATCTTCAAACTGGAAGCATTGAATTAAAATCCCTTAGTGGAACCATAAAGGTGAATGGGATGTTAGACGTTCCACCACAAAATTTGGTTTCCATTTCAGCTCCTTTTGGCGGGACGGTGAAAAACACTGAACTTCTCCAGGGCATGAAAGTGAAAAAAGGACAGGTTATCGCAATTATTCAGAATCCCGATTTTATTGATGTTCAGCAAGACTATTTGGATTACAAAAGTCAATTGGAATACTTGAAATTGGAATACGAACGTCAGGAAGAATTGTCTACTGGAAATATCAATGCAAAGAAAACTGTTCAGAAAGCAAAAAGCGAATACGAAAGCATGCGAGCACGCGTAAACGGATTGAAGGCTAGATTGCAGCTCATGAATATCTCTATAGCGTCAATTGAAAAAGGAAAGATCCAAAGTACTTCTTCCATTATTTCTCCCATTAGTGGATATGTCACTCAGGTAAACACCAATATTGGAGCTTTTGTTACGCCATCTGATGTGCTTTTCAAAATTGCAGATACGGAGCATTTACATGCAGAACTGACTGTGTTTGAAAAAGATGTTCCTAAATTAAAAGTTGGACAAAAAGTACGGTTCACCTTAGCCAACGAAGATAAAGAGCGCACAGCAACCATTTATTTGATTGGTCGGGAAATAGGAAGCAATCGCACAGTAAATATTCATTGCCATTTAGATAAAGAAGACAATCAATTACTTCCGGGAATGTACCTGAAAGGGTTGGTTGAAAGTGGAAGCGCAGAAGTAACAGCTGTTCCTGATAAAGCCATTGTAGAGTTTGAGGGAGAAAAGTACATTTTTGCTGAAGTGAAAGCCGATCACAAAAATGAGTATGCGTTTGAAATGATCGCAATAAAAGCTGGGGTAAGTGAATTGGGTTATACTGAAATCACACTGCCTTCAGGGAAGAACTGGCAAACGCTAAAAATTGTAATCAATGGAACTTATGATCTTTTGAGCAAACTGAAAAATGGTGAGGAAGAAGGTGGACATGCTCACTAACTAAATTCTATTAATTTTTAGGGCAAAGTCTTAGGAACTTTAACATGAGTAATGACTTTTTCATTTCTAAGTTCTTTGCCCTTTTTAAGAAAAAGGATATGAAAAACGTAGATCCAAACCATAAACATACTTATGATGCGCATGGCAAAATGACATGTTGTTCGTTAGAAGAAAAGATAGATGTGAATAGCGGTAAACCCCACAGCAATAGTCATTGTTGTGACCATGACGGAGAAGAAGAAATCAAGGATTCAACTAAAGAATCGAATTATTGGTTTCAATATGTTCCTGCATTCATCAGCTTTGCATTGTTGTTCGCTGGAATCTTATTTGAACAGGTTTTTAAGCCTGACTTTTTTAAAGGAACTATCAAACTGGTTTGGTACTTGGTTGCTTATTTGCCTGTTGGTGTTCCTGTAATGATCGATGCGGTAAAATCCATTGCAAAAGGCGCTTTTTTTTCAGAATTCTTTCTGATGACCATTGCAACGGTTGGAGCATTTTTTATTCGTGAGTATTCCGAAGGAGTTGCAGTAATGCTCTTTTATGCAGTTGGTGAATTGTTCCAAACTGCGGCTGTGAATCGAGCGAAAAGAAGCATTAAGGCGTTATTGGATATTCGTCCTGATACTGTTAACGTAATGCGAAATGGACAATTACAAACTGTTTCGCCGTCAGAGGTTCAAATTGATGAAATCATTCAGGTGAAATCGGGTGAGAAAGTCGCATTAGATGGAGCGTTGATTTCTGATTCTGCTTCGTTCAATACTGCTGCATTAACGGGTGAAAGTAAGCCTGACAACAAAGGAAAAGGTGAAGCCGTTTTGGCTGGGATGATTAACCTCAATTCAGTTTCGGATATAAAAGTTACCTCCTTGTTTAAGGATAGTAAACTTTCCAAAATATTGGAGATGGTTCAGGATGCTACCTCCCGTAAATCCCAAACGCAATTATTCATTTCAAAATTCGCGCGGATTTATACACCAATCGTTGTGTTTCTTGCCGTTGGAATTTGTTTGCTCCCGTATTTGTTCGTTTCAGACTACCAGTTTAACGAATGGCTGTACAGATCACTTGTTTTCCTGGTGATTTCTTGCCCGTGTGCCTTAGTTATTTCTATTCCGCTCGGTTATTTCGGTGGTATCGGTTTGGCTTCCCGTAATGGAATCTTATTCAAAGGCTCTAACTATTTGGACGTAATGACCAAAATAGACACCGTGGTGATGGATAAAACAGGTACATTGACCAAAGGCGTTTTCAAAGTTCAGGAAGTTGTTTCAGAAGGAATTGAACAAGAAGAATTGGTAAGGATTACGGCTTCCATTGAAAGTAAATCAACCCATCCTATCGCATCCGCAATTGTTGAATATGCAGGAAATTCTATAAAAACAACAAAAGTTGAACAGGTAGAGGAAATTTCAGGGCATGGTTTAAAAGGAAAGATCGACGGAAAAGAAGTGTTAGCTGGAAATCTGAAACTGTTGCAAAAATTTAATGTAGCATACAATTCTGAAATCGAAACCATCGTTGAAACTATCGTAGTGGTCGCTATTGATGGAAAATATGCGGGTCGTATTACCATCGCTGACGAGATCAAAGAAGACGCCGAGCAAGCAATCAAGGATTTGAAGAGTCTTCAAATCAAAACAGTGATGCTTTCAGGAGATAAACAAAGCATTGTAGACAAAGTAGCAAAAGCACTTTCAGTAGATGAATATTTTGGCGATCTATTACCTGAAAACAAAGTTGAAAAAGTGCAGACGTTGAAGGATCAAAATAGAATCATTGCCTTTGTTGGTGATGGTGTGAATGATGCTCCAGTTGTTGCGTTAGCAGATGCAGGAATCGCCATGGGTGGTTTGGGAAGCGATGCAACTATTGAAACTGCGGATATTGTGATCCAAAATGACGAACCATCCAAAATTGTTACGGCAATAAAAATTGGACGAATCACCAAGAAAATTGTTTGGCAGAACATTATCCTTGCAATGTCTGTTAAAGTAATTGTTTTAGCACTTGGGGCAGGAGGAATCGCAACCCTTTGGGAAGCTGTTTTTGCTGATGTGGGAGTTGCTTTATT
Encoded proteins:
- a CDS encoding efflux transporter periplasmic adaptor subunit is translated as MKSFIQSTIVITTLFLASCSSNEKPVEKEEHHENENSVELTAEQYKTIDLQTGSIELKSLSGTIKVNGMLDVPPQNLVSISAPFGGTVKNTELLQGMKVKKGQVIAIIQNPDFIDVQQDYLDYKSQLEYLKLEYERQEELSTGNINAKKTVQKAKSEYESMRARVNGLKARLQLMNISIASIEKGKIQSTSSIISPISGYVTQVNTNIGAFVTPSDVLFKIADTEHLHAELTVFEKDVPKLKVGQKVRFTLANEDKERTATIYLIGREIGSNRTVNIHCHLDKEDNQLLPGMYLKGLVESGSAEVTAVPDKAIVEFEGEKYIFAEVKADHKNEYAFEMIAIKAGVSELGYTEITLPSGKNWQTLKIVINGTYDLLSKLKNGEEEGGHAH
- the cadA gene encoding cadmium-translocating P-type ATPase, producing MKNVDPNHKHTYDAHGKMTCCSLEEKIDVNSGKPHSNSHCCDHDGEEEIKDSTKESNYWFQYVPAFISFALLFAGILFEQVFKPDFFKGTIKLVWYLVAYLPVGVPVMIDAVKSIAKGAFFSEFFLMTIATVGAFFIREYSEGVAVMLFYAVGELFQTAAVNRAKRSIKALLDIRPDTVNVMRNGQLQTVSPSEVQIDEIIQVKSGEKVALDGALISDSASFNTAALTGESKPDNKGKGEAVLAGMINLNSVSDIKVTSLFKDSKLSKILEMVQDATSRKSQTQLFISKFARIYTPIVVFLAVGICLLPYLFVSDYQFNEWLYRSLVFLVISCPCALVISIPLGYFGGIGLASRNGILFKGSNYLDVMTKIDTVVMDKTGTLTKGVFKVQEVVSEGIEQEELVRITASIESKSTHPIASAIVEYAGNSIKTTKVEQVEEISGHGLKGKIDGKEVLAGNLKLLQKFNVAYNSEIETIVETIVVVAIDGKYAGRITIADEIKEDAEQAIKDLKSLQIKTVMLSGDKQSIVDKVAKALSVDEYFGDLLPENKVEKVQTLKDQNRIIAFVGDGVNDAPVVALADAGIAMGGLGSDATIETADIVIQNDEPSKIVTAIKIGRITKKIVWQNIILAMSVKVIVLALGAGGIATLWEAVFADVGVALLAILNAVRIQRMKL